The Thiorhodovibrio litoralis genome includes a window with the following:
- a CDS encoding TraB/GumN family protein, which produces MSPEMSPEMSEPRENKQGAAAEPLVTVNVSGAHVTLLGTAHVSRASVDKVRELLQTPGEFTAVAVELCQSRYQALMDPDALAQLDLFAVIREKRAHMVAANLALSAYQQRLAEQIGVEPGAEQREAIIQAQRLGLPVLLIDREIGVTLKRTAANLGFFKRLNLFVGLLAGLLSRDQVTEDDIETLKQGDVLETAFGEFAENRQDLFTPLISERDQFMAARLREEIGEHGYPRVLAVIGAGHSKGVAEALEHQSRPPAELIAELQRLPTSSRFWRIFPWLVVALILGLFGYGFTQGPDVGWEVISDWVVINGGLSALGAALAGAHPLTVLGAFCAAPLTSLNPTIGAGMVTAAIELFLRRPRVGDFRRLRDDVARWSGWWRNRVARVLLVFVFSTIGSAVGTYVAGFNIVARLIA; this is translated from the coding sequence ATGAGCCCGGAGATGAGCCCGGAGATGAGCGAGCCGCGCGAGAACAAACAGGGTGCCGCAGCTGAGCCACTGGTGACCGTCAATGTCAGCGGTGCCCATGTGACCTTGCTGGGTACAGCCCACGTTTCACGTGCGAGCGTCGATAAGGTCAGGGAACTCCTTCAGACGCCGGGAGAGTTCACGGCTGTTGCGGTTGAGCTTTGTCAGAGCCGTTACCAGGCGTTGATGGACCCGGACGCGCTCGCGCAGCTCGACCTCTTCGCCGTCATCCGCGAGAAACGGGCCCACATGGTTGCCGCGAATCTCGCGCTGTCCGCCTATCAGCAGCGCCTAGCCGAGCAGATCGGTGTTGAGCCGGGGGCAGAACAGCGTGAAGCGATCATTCAAGCGCAGCGTTTGGGATTGCCAGTCCTGTTGATTGACCGCGAAATCGGGGTCACGCTAAAGCGCACCGCGGCTAATTTGGGCTTTTTCAAACGGCTCAACTTGTTCGTTGGTCTTTTGGCCGGGCTGCTGTCACGCGATCAGGTGACTGAAGACGACATCGAGACTCTGAAGCAGGGGGATGTGCTTGAAACAGCATTCGGTGAGTTTGCCGAGAACCGCCAGGATTTGTTCACGCCCCTGATTAGCGAAAGGGATCAGTTCATGGCGGCGCGACTGCGCGAGGAGATTGGCGAGCATGGGTATCCTCGGGTTCTTGCTGTCATCGGCGCTGGACATTCCAAGGGCGTCGCTGAAGCGCTTGAGCATCAGTCGCGGCCCCCGGCTGAGCTCATCGCTGAATTGCAACGGCTGCCGACTTCCAGCAGGTTCTGGCGCATCTTCCCCTGGTTGGTCGTTGCGCTGATACTTGGGCTCTTCGGCTATGGATTCACCCAAGGGCCAGATGTCGGCTGGGAGGTTATTAGCGACTGGGTTGTCATCAACGGCGGACTGTCAGCATTAGGTGCCGCTCTGGCAGGGGCGCATCCGCTGACGGTGCTTGGAGCATTTTGCGCGGCGCCCCTGACCTCGCTCAATCCGACCATCGGTGCGGGCATGGTGACTGCGGCTATCGAGCTTTTCCTGCGCCGGCCGCGGGTCGGGGACTTCCGTCGGCTCCGCGACGATGTAGCGCGCTGGTCGGGCTGGTGGCGCAACCGTGTAGCCAGGGTTCTGCTGGTTTTTGTCTTTAGTACCATCGGCTCGGCGGTTGGCACTTATGTCGCCGGCTTCAATATCGTTGCGCGGTTGATTGCTTGA
- a CDS encoding KpsF/GutQ family sugar-phosphate isomerase — MPPDKADLKSPSLDFVAIAEDVFRIEAEAVAGLAKHIDENFSCAIRAIFSSSGRAIICGMGKSGIIGRKISATLASTGTPSFFMHPSEAYHGDLGMVDGDDIFIAISHSGETEELLRLLPFLRDNGNRTIALTGNTRSTLARQVDHHLWVHVEREACPLQLAPTASTTATLAMGDALAVALMRARGFQENHFARFHPGGNLGRRMLALVRDEMRSDGLPFITPAALAAEVVATMSGGRLGIAIVSEDKIAPLGIITDGDLRRALETSHECFFELRAGDMMTADPLSIGADSRMSAAMEMMAERKVTSLIVVDDSGIVGVVQK; from the coding sequence ATGCCACCGGACAAAGCCGACCTGAAATCACCGTCGCTCGATTTTGTGGCCATTGCAGAAGATGTCTTCCGCATCGAAGCCGAGGCAGTAGCGGGTCTGGCGAAGCACATCGACGAGAACTTCAGCTGTGCGATCCGGGCCATTTTTTCGAGCAGTGGCCGCGCAATTATTTGTGGTATGGGCAAGTCGGGGATTATTGGAAGAAAGATCTCAGCGACTTTGGCAAGTACTGGAACGCCGTCGTTTTTTATGCATCCTTCGGAGGCATATCATGGCGACCTCGGTATGGTCGATGGCGACGATATCTTCATTGCTATTTCGCATTCCGGAGAGACTGAAGAACTGCTGCGCCTTCTCCCCTTCTTGCGTGACAACGGTAATCGCACCATTGCATTGACCGGTAATACCCGCTCGACTCTCGCGCGTCAGGTCGACCACCATCTTTGGGTGCATGTGGAAAGAGAGGCCTGCCCGTTGCAACTGGCCCCTACAGCCTCCACGACAGCGACTCTTGCTATGGGAGACGCGTTAGCAGTCGCCTTGATGCGGGCGCGAGGATTTCAGGAAAACCATTTTGCGCGTTTTCATCCTGGCGGCAACCTGGGAAGGCGCATGCTCGCTCTGGTGCGTGATGAGATGCGCAGCGATGGCCTACCTTTCATAACGCCTGCCGCATTGGCTGCCGAGGTGGTTGCGACCATGAGCGGTGGACGCTTAGGTATTGCGATTGTCAGCGAAGATAAGATTGCCCCTCTGGGCATCATCACAGACGGGGACTTACGCCGAGCGCTAGAAACAAGTCACGAGTGCTTTTTTGAATTGCGCGCGGGTGACATGATGACGGCAGATCCGCTTTCCATCGGTGCTGACAGTCGTATGAGCGCTGCCATGGAGATGATGGCGGAGCGGAAAGTGACCTCGCTAATCGTCGTGGATGATTCCGGTATCGTAGGTGTTGTCCAAAAATAA
- a CDS encoding glycosyltransferase family 2 protein has protein sequence MRLTDSAEAKCQYPRVILVLATFSGARFLEELLDSLLSQSYQRWELLIRDDGSQDNTLPIIQQYEKRYERITLIDDGKGRLGPVQNFAALLEVAQKRNGDYVFLVDQDDLWSSEKIALEVKALELAEGKMGRDCPLLVHSDLRVVSKRGILIAKSLLKYQRISHQESDAMEVLLVQNFVTGCTVALNRAALEVALPIPRLAVMHDWWLALAVAATGRLLFVGHPTVDYRQHGKNQVGAVGALRGLQLLARRIRTKNKLLYDFVAAIAQALALLRHLRLRGLFDENRREHVVLERFCSLFVDSVSWQARLQECRLLGIRRQFLPRRILFYLQLALLKDLAVWELDKGDGVMEDAMEDL, from the coding sequence ATGCGCTTGACCGATTCGGCGGAAGCTAAGTGTCAGTATCCGAGAGTCATTTTGGTGCTCGCGACTTTCTCCGGCGCTAGATTTTTGGAGGAGCTGCTTGACAGCCTGTTGTCACAAAGCTATCAGCGTTGGGAGTTGTTGATACGAGATGACGGCTCACAAGACAATACGCTGCCGATCATACAGCAGTACGAGAAACGTTATGAGCGCATTACATTAATCGATGATGGAAAAGGCCGGCTCGGTCCGGTCCAAAATTTTGCGGCATTGTTGGAAGTCGCTCAGAAGCGAAACGGAGATTATGTTTTCTTGGTGGACCAAGATGACCTTTGGAGCTCGGAAAAGATTGCGCTAGAAGTCAAAGCGCTTGAGCTCGCGGAAGGGAAAATGGGGCGCGATTGCCCGCTTCTTGTACATTCTGATTTGCGGGTTGTCAGCAAGAGAGGGATTCTCATTGCGAAGTCGCTATTGAAGTATCAACGGATTTCCCATCAGGAATCTGATGCCATGGAGGTTCTGCTGGTGCAGAACTTTGTCACTGGCTGCACCGTCGCGCTCAACCGTGCCGCATTAGAGGTCGCGCTGCCGATTCCCAGGCTGGCGGTGATGCATGATTGGTGGTTGGCGCTTGCCGTTGCGGCCACTGGGCGCCTGCTTTTTGTCGGGCACCCCACCGTTGACTACCGGCAGCATGGAAAGAACCAAGTTGGAGCCGTAGGTGCCCTGCGAGGCTTGCAGCTCTTGGCTCGGCGGATTAGAACCAAAAATAAACTGCTTTATGATTTCGTCGCAGCCATTGCTCAGGCCTTAGCGCTGCTGCGCCACCTTCGACTTCGGGGTCTTTTTGATGAGAATAGGCGCGAGCATGTCGTGCTGGAAAGGTTTTGCAGCTTGTTTGTGGACTCGGTGAGCTGGCAGGCGCGTTTGCAAGAATGTCGCTTATTAGGGATAAGACGGCAGTTTCTTCCCCGAAGAATTCTGTTTTATCTTCAGCTGGCGTTGCTTAAGGACCTTGCCGTCTGGGAGTTGGATAAGGGTGATGGCGTCATGGAAGATGCAATGGAAGATCTGTGA
- a CDS encoding glycosyltransferase family protein — MKEAKESLHLRHVAICVVDNSADESGRLILDKLREESPDIFEEKSWLRWEVFSGHGNLGYGCGNNLALKSYKDADFWLVLNPDVEIDVDALAVGIRYLEDHRCVAMLAPGVLTENGSVSHLCKAYPSVLDLAARAFFPASFFSAASVPERLQRIFRDRIASYTLAVMAAEDRPRDVPIVSGSFMLCRAAALRKVGGFDPGYFLYFEDFDLSLRISAEGALRWLPAMRIRHAGGHAARKGLWHTWQFVRSGIRFFNQHGWRWG, encoded by the coding sequence GTGAAGGAAGCCAAGGAATCTCTTCACCTCAGACATGTCGCCATTTGCGTGGTAGATAACAGTGCCGATGAGAGCGGACGGTTAATTCTTGATAAGCTGCGCGAGGAAAGTCCAGACATTTTCGAAGAGAAAAGCTGGTTGAGGTGGGAAGTATTTTCCGGTCATGGCAATCTTGGCTACGGATGCGGAAACAATTTGGCGTTAAAGAGCTACAAGGACGCGGATTTCTGGTTGGTGCTAAATCCAGATGTGGAAATTGACGTCGATGCTTTAGCGGTTGGCATTCGCTACCTTGAAGATCATCGGTGTGTTGCCATGCTTGCGCCAGGTGTCCTAACGGAAAATGGCTCGGTTTCGCACCTTTGTAAGGCGTATCCAAGTGTCCTGGATTTGGCTGCGCGGGCTTTTTTTCCTGCATCTTTTTTTTCGGCGGCTTCTGTCCCTGAACGGCTGCAGCGTATTTTCCGTGACCGCATTGCGAGTTACACGCTAGCCGTGATGGCTGCGGAAGACCGGCCGCGTGATGTCCCGATTGTCAGTGGCAGCTTCATGCTGTGCCGGGCAGCGGCCTTAAGAAAAGTCGGGGGATTTGATCCTGGGTATTTTTTGTATTTCGAGGATTTTGATCTTTCTCTCAGAATTTCAGCTGAGGGCGCACTGCGATGGTTGCCGGCAATGCGCATTCGGCATGCCGGCGGGCATGCTGCGCGCAAAGGCCTATGGCATACCTGGCAGTTCGTGCGCTCTGGCATCCGGTTTTTCAATCAGCACGGCTGGCGTTGGGGCTGA
- the gspD gene encoding type II secretion system secretin GspD — translation MKLLLVNGQGCWRLCFKAVPAVLVALAVGGCSSFVWDPSQRVGSDKGHIISEEKSAFGAEASTSALRRDGIAMGEDLPELTDKVERGTGVFVRDVQAPSVDTTPGDVTLNFDGTDIREVVKVILGDLLGVNYVLDPAVQGSASLQTGRPLRRDLLVPTLETLLRMNNAALVENAGTYEVVPLTKAVRGRLAPQLGASRKALPQGYSVQIIPLRYVGAKEMSDILQPLAPEGSIVRVDSLRNLLVIAAAGPEMSNLIDTIDVFDVDWMAGLSVGFFTLEYAQASDVVGQVEKLLADDSGSPFSGLFRMIPVDSSNAILVVAPQASYLEKMKDWIERLDLAAASGSGAQRLYVYRVKHGQAENLAGMLTELFAGSSSGGTTRSVGGVAPGSTEATIGGDGQSGTNQSSQASRRNVSSNLDMSSEVNIVADTINNSLLVRSTPRDYKKILDALKQLDIVPLQVLVEATIVEVRLSGSLEYGVRWNFLAGPKTDGDYSNAIGLTADKDGAMGPSWPGFNWSVVVNPDTIRSTLSALAADDLVNVLSSPSVMVMDNQEARIQVGDEVPVRTREQQSTDANSTLVNEIEYKNTGVILTVKPRVTPGGLVQMEIEQEVSSVNEQEGATDSPSFRTRKINSNVAVQSNQAVVLGGLIQDDRSTSKSGVPGFYRVPVVGALFGQTARSSSRSELIVVLTPKVIANDSDIEAVTEDFRSKVQNLKTAF, via the coding sequence TTGAAACTGCTGCTGGTAAATGGGCAAGGCTGCTGGCGTCTGTGTTTCAAGGCAGTCCCTGCTGTTTTGGTGGCACTGGCTGTCGGCGGTTGCTCGAGCTTCGTGTGGGACCCAAGTCAACGGGTCGGTTCAGACAAGGGACACATCATCAGTGAAGAAAAGTCCGCGTTTGGCGCCGAAGCTAGCACCAGTGCGCTGCGCCGCGACGGAATCGCAATGGGCGAGGACCTCCCTGAACTAACGGATAAAGTCGAACGTGGGACGGGTGTTTTCGTGCGCGATGTCCAGGCCCCAAGTGTTGATACAACCCCGGGTGACGTGACACTCAATTTTGACGGGACTGATATCCGGGAAGTGGTTAAGGTCATTCTAGGTGACCTCCTCGGGGTGAATTATGTGCTCGATCCTGCAGTGCAGGGATCTGCTTCGCTGCAGACTGGACGCCCGCTGCGCAGGGATCTTCTGGTACCGACCTTAGAGACGCTGTTGCGCATGAATAATGCCGCACTAGTCGAGAATGCCGGGACCTATGAGGTGGTTCCTCTGACAAAAGCGGTGCGCGGTCGGTTAGCGCCGCAACTTGGGGCTAGCCGCAAAGCGCTGCCGCAGGGCTATTCCGTGCAGATCATCCCGCTGCGCTATGTTGGCGCAAAGGAGATGTCGGACATTTTGCAACCCCTCGCACCTGAAGGCAGCATCGTGCGAGTCGACAGCTTGCGAAATCTGCTCGTCATCGCGGCCGCCGGGCCGGAAATGAGCAACTTAATCGATACGATCGACGTATTCGATGTTGACTGGATGGCCGGTCTGTCGGTTGGTTTCTTCACCTTGGAATATGCGCAGGCAAGTGATGTTGTTGGACAAGTCGAAAAGTTGCTAGCCGATGATTCTGGTTCCCCGTTCAGCGGCTTGTTTCGGATGATTCCGGTCGATAGTTCGAATGCAATTTTGGTGGTGGCGCCTCAAGCGAGCTACCTCGAAAAGATGAAGGACTGGATCGAGCGGCTTGACCTAGCCGCGGCGAGTGGCAGCGGAGCCCAGCGACTTTATGTTTACCGGGTTAAGCACGGGCAAGCTGAAAACCTTGCGGGTATGCTCACGGAATTGTTCGCCGGCAGTAGTTCCGGAGGTACAACGCGCAGTGTTGGTGGTGTGGCGCCGGGGTCAACTGAAGCAACGATCGGTGGCGATGGACAAAGTGGTACAAATCAGAGCTCGCAGGCTTCGAGGAGGAACGTCTCCAGTAATCTCGATATGTCGTCGGAAGTGAATATTGTTGCCGATACCATCAATAACTCGCTGCTGGTTCGCTCAACGCCTAGAGACTACAAGAAAATACTCGATGCACTCAAGCAGCTTGACATCGTGCCCTTGCAGGTGCTCGTCGAGGCTACGATTGTTGAAGTACGACTGAGTGGTTCTCTGGAATACGGTGTTCGTTGGAACTTTCTAGCGGGCCCGAAAACCGATGGAGATTACAGCAATGCCATCGGGTTAACAGCAGATAAAGATGGGGCCATGGGGCCCTCATGGCCCGGTTTTAATTGGTCTGTCGTCGTCAATCCGGATACAATCCGCTCGACATTAAGCGCATTGGCAGCCGATGACCTCGTCAATGTCCTGTCTTCACCGTCTGTCATGGTGATGGACAACCAGGAGGCCAGGATTCAAGTTGGTGATGAGGTTCCGGTAAGGACCCGCGAACAACAGAGTACCGATGCCAATAGCACGCTGGTTAACGAGATTGAGTACAAGAATACGGGCGTTATCCTGACCGTAAAACCACGAGTGACGCCAGGTGGGCTGGTGCAAATGGAGATTGAGCAGGAGGTCAGTTCCGTCAATGAGCAGGAAGGTGCGACTGATTCGCCGTCCTTCCGCACCCGCAAGATCAACAGCAATGTTGCGGTCCAGTCCAACCAGGCGGTCGTGTTGGGTGGATTAATTCAGGATGATAGGTCGACGAGTAAATCGGGTGTGCCGGGTTTTTACCGTGTCCCGGTTGTCGGTGCGCTCTTCGGGCAGACGGCCAGAAGCTCTAGCCGCAGTGAGCTTATCGTTGTTTTGACGCCAAAAGTGATCGCCAATGACAGCGATATCGAGGCTGTGACCGAGGACTTTCGCTCCAAGGTCCAAAATCTAAAAACTGCCTTTTGA
- a CDS encoding BPSS1780 family membrane protein: MSQLCTVVFTGQLKSGIDPQQAATKFASIFKVPEEKALRLIRDGREKALKKDVDPAAAAHYRDVLADIGLIARIDANDGSSSGTDSSTGTAANSAGMAPPPPPGTARPVEPPRTAPPAFMPPPAAAASSHRATTPEPAVVPMGHGLSWIVSGWGLFKQAPLAWIGALLVFMLINIALALVPVIGSVASMLISPVLIGGLMAGAHAQASGEHFGVGHLFEGFKNNTASLLGVGGLYMLGSIVLAILAVIIMIGPIMGAAGGMDTQALENNPELFLTALGPTVLVLSLIILALAIPLVMAYWFAPALVMLNGLGPVAAMKLSFHGCLKNVLPFLIYGLVGSLLMILAIIPFGLGLLILSPVLLASMYAAYRDIF; this comes from the coding sequence ATGAGCCAACTCTGCACCGTTGTCTTCACCGGCCAGTTAAAATCGGGCATCGACCCGCAACAGGCAGCGACAAAGTTCGCTTCCATCTTCAAGGTACCGGAAGAAAAGGCGCTAAGACTCATTCGCGATGGCCGCGAAAAAGCACTCAAGAAAGACGTCGACCCCGCCGCCGCCGCGCACTACCGCGACGTTCTCGCCGACATCGGGCTCATCGCCCGCATTGATGCCAACGACGGCAGCAGCAGCGGCACTGATAGCAGCACTGGCACGGCTGCCAACTCCGCCGGCATGGCACCGCCACCACCTCCCGGAACCGCGCGCCCCGTCGAGCCACCTCGCACCGCGCCCCCCGCATTCATGCCGCCCCCGGCCGCCGCAGCAAGCTCCCACCGGGCCACGACTCCCGAGCCAGCGGTTGTTCCAATGGGCCATGGACTGAGTTGGATCGTCAGCGGCTGGGGACTGTTCAAGCAGGCGCCTCTCGCATGGATCGGCGCCCTCTTGGTATTCATGCTGATCAATATCGCGCTTGCCTTGGTACCAGTGATTGGCAGCGTTGCCTCCATGCTCATCAGCCCCGTGCTCATAGGGGGCTTAATGGCCGGCGCCCATGCGCAAGCCAGCGGCGAGCACTTTGGCGTGGGTCATTTGTTTGAGGGTTTCAAGAACAACACCGCTTCTTTGCTCGGCGTGGGCGGACTCTACATGCTCGGGTCCATTGTGCTTGCCATTCTGGCGGTGATTATCATGATCGGCCCCATCATGGGGGCAGCCGGTGGCATGGACACACAGGCACTGGAAAACAATCCAGAGCTGTTTCTAACTGCCCTGGGGCCGACCGTGCTGGTGCTCTCCCTGATCATCCTGGCCCTGGCCATCCCCTTGGTCATGGCCTACTGGTTCGCCCCCGCCCTGGTCATGCTGAACGGTCTCGGTCCGGTCGCCGCGATGAAACTGAGCTTCCACGGCTGTCTGAAAAACGTCCTGCCGTTCCTGATCTACGGCCTGGTCGGCAGCCTGCTGATGATCCTCGCCATCATTCCCTTCGGACTGGGGCTGCTAATCCTGTCGCCCGTGTTGCTCGCATCCATGTATGCCGCCTACCGCGACATCTTTTAG